A stretch of DNA from Vicinamibacterales bacterium:
GACGAGGCCGCCGCGGCGTGGACCACGCCGGCGAAGTACAAGGGCTACGCCGCCCCGAACGCGGATCGCACCAAGGCCTACACGGCGGTCATCTACGCCGAGACCAAGTAGCGTCCGGCTTTAGCCGGACCGAGAGCAGTGCAGGCAACCCCGTCATGGGGTTGCCTCCCCCTCCGCTAGCGTGGCAATGCGAAGGCCAGATATTCGCCGGAATAGTTCCCGCCGCTAATCGCCACGACGATGAACTGGCGGCCTCCGGCCAGGTAGGTCATCGGCGAACCGCTCTGTTGCGCCGGCATCAAGACCATTCCCACCTGACTGCCGGTCGCCTTGTCGTAGGCGCGCAACATCGCGCCACGCGGATGCTCCGGCGTGGTGGTCATCTGTGAATCGCCCATCACCACCAGGGACTTCGTCACCATCAGGCCGATGCCCGACGTGCCCGGCTGGCCGGTCTTGGGAATGGTGAGGCCCTTGAGCAGCGGATGGTTGCGCACGTTATCCGGGGTATCCCCGTGAGCCACCTGCCAGACGATCTCGCCGCGATCGAGGTTGACGGCGGAGATGGTTCCGTAGGGCGGCTTGAGAATCGTCAGGCCTTCCACCGTGAGGCCGCCAAACAACCCCGGCGGTGTCGGGGCAGCCGCCGGCGCGGGGGTCGGAGCGGCGGCGGCCGCAGCCTGCGCCGCGGCACGCGGTGAATCGGCCGCGCAGCAATCGCCCGGGCCCAGCACCTCGCGGAACTCACGTCCTTCAATGCCCGAGAGGTAGCGGATGTCCGAGTAGCTGCTGGGCGGCGGCGCCAGCGACGTCGACGTGATGTTGACGTTGTTGGCCTGCGCGTAGATCGTGTGGGTCTCCGGGTCGTAAGCCACACCCGGCCAGTTGGTCCCACCGATGGCATTGCCCATGTTGATGGCGCCAAGCACGCCGTTCAGGTTGCCCACAATCGGCGGGTTGTACATCCACGGCGCCACCTTGTAGCGCTTCATCTGCTCAACCGCCTGCGCGCGAAGGGCCGGCGTGAAGTCGATCAGATCGCTCGGCAGTTCGAGCGTGTTCCTCGCGTACGCCGGCGGCCGGGTCGGGAACGGCTGCGTCGCGCTGGTCTTCTCCCCGGGCACATCGCTCTGCGGCACCGCGCGCTCTTCGATCGGCCACACCGGCTGCCCCGTCACACGATCGAATACGAACAGGAACCCCTGCTTGCCGGGAACCGCCACGGCTTTGATCGGCTTGCCGTTGACGACGATGTCGGCGAGGATGGCCGCCGACGACATGTCGTAGTTCCACAGCGGGTGATGCACCAACTGGAAGTGCCATTTGCGCTGGCCGGTTCGCAAATCGACGCAGACGATGCTCTCCGCGAACAGGTTGTTCCCGGGGCGGTGGCCGCCGTAGTAATCCGCCGTCGGCGTTTCAACCGGCAGGTAGACGAGGCCGAGCTCCTCGTCCACCGTGATCTGGGTCCACACGCCGACGTTGCCGTTGACGGCCCACGACTCACTTTCCCAGGTGTCGTTGCCGTATTCGCCGGGCCGGGGAATGGTGTTGAACGTCCACAGCAACTTGCCGGTGCGGACGTCGAATGCGCGCACCAGGCCCTTGGTGTTGTTGTGCGTGTCCACCGTCGCACCCTCGCGGAACGACGAGCCGACAATGGCGACGTCCTTGACGATGGCGGGAGTGGCATGGAGGCCGATCTCGCCGTCCTCGAGGTTGATCTGATCGCCGCGACCCTTGACGGCGCCGACCTTCAAGTCAACGACACCGTCTTTGCCAAAAGTGTTGATGATGGCGCCGTTCCTGGCATTCAGCGCGACCAGGCGATAGCCGGTCGTGACGTAGATGATGCGCTCATCACCCTTGCCATCGGTCCAGTACGACACCCCGCGGCCCGACAGCTGACGTGGCGAGACACCGGCGCGACGGCCCTCACGAATGCTGTGCGCCCAGATCAGCTCGCCGGTGGCGCCATCGATGGCCACTACCGATCGGCGCGTGCCGCCGGTGGTGTAGAGCACGCCGTTGATCGCCAGCGGTGTGCCTTCGAGCTTGTACTCGGGCCGCGGCCCCAGCATGTCGGTCTTGAACCGCCATGCGATCTCGAGCTTGCCGAAGTTGCCGGCGTTGATCTGATCGAGCGGCGAGTACTTGCTGCCGCGAATGTCCGACGTGTAGTGGCGCCAGTCGCCATTGGCCGGCGACGGCGGCCGGGACGGCGCCGGCGCCTGCCCCGACGCAACCGGGGAAATCGAGAACAGCAGTACCGCGAGCCCGCACGCCAGCTTCGTCGTCGACGCCATTGTCCTGCTCCTGTCCGTGATCGCGCCGTGGCGATCGTTGTGATCTACCGGGCGAGTGTGAAGTCCTGTCTGCCGGCCGTGTAACCAAAGTGGCCGTTCGAGCCGCCGACGAGGGCGGCGGTGCGGCAGGACCTGCGGCGGATGATAACCCAGTCCCCGGGGGCGGGCGCGATGCCCGTTCGTGGCACTACTGGCACCACCGGCTCGGCTTGGGCGACCCCGGACCGTCGCCCGCTCGGCGATTCGCGTGACCACGCTCCGGCCGCGCGTGGGATGGCGGGCTGGCCGCGACCGGCGCCGCCACAAGGGCCGTTCAGCATTACCAAAGCGTTATTGGAAGTAGTGCCAGCCGGTTCGTAAGCCCCCGGTGACCGCCGGATCAAAGGACAGCAGGATCACCACCGTCGCAATGGCGTGCGACAAGGCAAGCGGCAGGACGTTGGGGTGGCGCGTGTAGATCCAGCACCAGGCCAGGCCCCCGGTGAAGGTGACGATCACGAGAAATGGGTTCGGCAGGTGCAGCGACGCAAAAACCGCGGCGGCCAGGAATACGGCGCCACGGCCCGCCACCGCCCGTGACTCGCGCAACACGACAGTCTGCAGCACGAACTGCTGCGCGCCGCCCCAGACCATGACATAGAGGAAATCGAGCAGCGGCTCGCGCCTCACCGGCGCCGGGCCCATCGCATGGCCGATGAACCACAGCGCCGCCACGAGCGGCACGGTCAGCGCGATCGACCAGAGCAGGGCCGGCACCAAGGCGCGGCTCGAGAAGCCCCAATCGCCCGACTTGCGGTTGTGCGCGATGCAGAGCGCAATCACGATCACGACCGGCGGCACGACCCACGGGCCGGGCACATCAACCAGCGGATCGGCCACCCACGTGTAGCCGAGAATGAGCCCGACGATGGCCAGTGTGTACGGCATGCATTGTAATTGTGGTGCAAGCGGTGCCACCTCAGCGCACCGCCGGCTGCAGGAAAAGGAAGGCCGCGTGGTCTGGTCCCGGGCTGTGCCGGATTGCACACCCCGGCAGGGCTCCGGTCGGGTACTCTCCGGGGGGAACGGCCTCAGGCCGGGGATCACTTGCGCCTCATCACCCGCAACGACGCGTCCCTCGTCGTCGGCCTCATCGCCGGCACGGTCGTCATTTTCCAACGGCCGTTGCGCTCGGTCTGGGAGGCGGCGCAGGAGGTTCAAGACCGCTACCACGTTGACCTGCTGCCGGCGCTGGTCATCTTCGCGGTGGTGTTCATTCTTCATGACGCGCGCAAGCGGCAGCGGGCCAGGGCCGAGGCCGCGCTGGTCGCGGCGGAATCCGCGCAGACCCGGCTGCGCTCGGCGGAGCTCGAACGGCTCCTCGCCTTCGGCCAGGCGCTGGCCAACGCACTCGATCTCGCCACACTCCAGCAGGCCTGGTGGCGGCACCTGCCCGCATTCACCGGCGAACGCGCGTTCTGGGTGCTGGCGCGGCGGTCCGAGCGGTGGGAGGTGCTGGTGGCGGACACGGCGGCCGCCCCCGGACGCCCGCCGGAGGCGCTCGAAGCGATGGCCGAACGCGCGCTCGCGGCCGACACGCTCCGGGACGCCAGCCACGATGGTCTCGCCGCCGACGGCGTCCTCTGCTTTCCGATGGTCGCCGGCGGCGTGGTCGTCGCCGTGCTCGGCATTCACGACGGCGCCTCGCTCTCCGGCGGGCAGCGCAAGTTACTGGGCGTCGCCGCGGAGCTAATCGCGATTGCCCTGCGGAACGTGCAGCTGCTGATCGAGACGCGCGAGCACGGCCTGCGCGACGGGCTCACCAGCTGCTTCAACCGCGATCACGGGATCGAGATGCTGGATCGCGAGCTGCGGCTCGCCCATCGGTCGCTGAAGCCGCTGTCGATTCTGCTGTTCGACATCGATCGCTTCAAGGCGATCAACGACGAGCTGGGGCACCTGCGCGGCGACGATCTCCTCCGTGCCATCGGCGCGCAACTGACGCGCGTCGGCCGGACCACCGACGTGAAGTGCCGGTACGGCGGCGACGAGTTCCTGATCATCCTTCCCGACACGCCGCTCGCCGGGGCCAGCCGCGTGGCCGAGTCGGTGCGGCGGGCGATGGTGCCGCTCGCCATGGCCGCGGGCGAGCGGACCATTCCCGTCACGGTCAGCATCGGCGTGGCGGCGGCCGGCCCCGACGAGCTCGGCAGCACCGGGCTGATCGAGCGGGCCGACGCGGCGCTGTATCAGGCAAAACGCGAGGGGCGGAACCGCAGCAGCACCGGCGGCACCGCTGCCATCCCGGCCTAGCGCGATGGGGACCGGCATGCTTCCGATCGCGGTGCTTCTCGGCATCACGGTGATCGCGGTGATCGTGGCCGGCGTGGCCGTCTGGCAGGCCCGCGCGGCCCGGGCCGCCCTGCGCGCGTCCGAGTCAGGCGCGGTGGCGGCGACCCGCCGCGAGACTGACGCCGTGGTGCCGGTCCCGGCCGCGCCCCGCGCTGGCGGGGCGGAGGGCGGAGCACCGGCACGGTCGCGCCGCATCCTGGTGGTCGAGGACGAGCCGGGCGTCCGTGAGTTCATCAGCCGTTCGCTGACGCGCGCCGGCCGCGATGCCGTCGCCGTGGCCGGCCCGCTCGCCGCCCTCGCGGCGCTCAACCGCCAGCCGATCGCGCTCATGCTCGTCGACATCGTCATGCCGGAGATGAACGGCTACGACCTGGCGGACGAAGCGCGGAAGATTGCGCCCGGCATCCAGGTCGTGTTCATGTCGGCCTTCGCGCGTGACGCCATCCGGCATCCCGACGCCGGCCGATTTCTCACCAAGCCGTTCACGAGCCAGGCGCTGATTGCCATGGTCGACGAGGCGCTCGCGCCCTGAGGGTCGACCGGGGCGGCCAGCGCGCGGCGGCGTTAAGCCCCGCGTGGTATGCCCGCCGAACCGTTCGGTTCGAGCAGGTCCAGGCACAACACAGGTACAGCGAGCACCTCGGTGCGCCACTCTCATGCTGCGGGACGGCATGCGCGACTCGAGTGGTTCATGGCTTATCCACATTGAAGTCGAGTTCAGGTCTATACGGGTAAGGAGGAGTCGTGATGAAACTGACCACTTCACACCGTAAGGGAATGTTAAGAAATGTTACGAGGGCTCGCTCTGACACGTGCGCTCGGTCATGATGCAGAGACTGTGGCCCTGTTGACTCCTTTGTGGTCGTCTGCGCTTTTGAGCGCATCGTTGCTATTGATTGCCGCCAACGCGTCGGCGCAGTGCCGCATCGAGGGCTCCGTGCAATGGGCCGACGGCACGCCCGCTGCCGCTGTCGCCATCTCGGTTCCCGAGTTGAAGCTTGAAACGACGACAGATGCGCGCGGTCAATTTGCGTTTGACGATATTCGGCCGGGCATTCGCATCACCGTTGATGCCTTCCTCGACAAGCGACTCCTCGGCCGGGCATATACGCTCGTGACCCTTCGGGTCGAGCACGTCGATCTGCAATTGGCCGGTACCCCGTCGAATCCGACGCCTGCGCCACAGGTGCCGCGGGAGCTGAGCCGCCCGGCGACATCAGGAACGGCGCCCGAATCGTTCAGCGCCGGCAGCGGGACCGACACGGTGACGTACGACGCGAACGGGATGCCGGTTGTCTCGTCAGACGTGACTGTCGTGGCCAACCTGCCCATGCTGAGCGCATCGACCGAAGCCGGGAAAGTCACGCTTCAGCCCGAACAGGTGACGGCGCTGCCCAGCCTCGGCTCGAGCGACATTTTTCGCGCGCTTCAATGGCTTCCCGGTGTCAGCAGCAACGAGACTTCATCGGGCCTGTTTGTACGAGGTGGCACGCCCGACCAGAACCTGGTCGACTTTGACGGCTTTACGGTCTACAGCGTCGACCATCTGTTCGGCTACTTCAGCGCGTTCAATATGGACGCGATCGATGCGGTCGACCTCAGCAAAGGCGCGTATGAGGCCCGATATGGCGGCCGCCTTGCGAGCTTGACCGAGATCCGCGGTAAGTCTCGACCGCAGCGAATTCAGGGCATGGTCGGCGGCAGCGCCTTGAGCGTTGATGGCGTCTTCCAGCTTCCGGTCGGTTCCAAGGCATCGGTGCTCGTCGCTCACCGGCGGTCATTCCAATCACCGCTCTACGATCGCATCCTCGGGCTGGTGTCGACGGACACCGGGCCGGCACCGCCAGGCCGCGGCGGCCGATTCGCGACGATGTTCAATTCGAAACCGGTGTCTGGGTTTGATGATTCGAACGGACGGTTCGAATGGCAACCCACGACTCGCGATCAATTCACCGTCAGCACCTATCTCGGACACGACGACGTCGACAACTCGCGAGAACTCCAGTTGCCGACGCAGTTTCTTGAACAAATTGCCGCCAGGGGCATTTCCTTCTCCGGCGATTTAAAGATCACCGATGTCCGCGAATACCGCAACACAGGACTCAGCGTGCGCTGGAACCGTGACTGGAGCAACATCTTCCGGACGTCGATGACGGTTGGCCGCTCCGACTACGACACGCTTACGCAACGGTCATCGAACGTGGGCGGACGGCAGGGTGGCGCCGGCGAACTGAACGTCGTGGACGACACCACGGTCACCATCTCGGCACCAATCACTTTCAATGCCAGCAACGAGCTGACTGTCGGCGCGCAACGGACGGCCAACCGCGTGGTGTTTGAATTTGCGAACAACCTTGCCGGCACCACCGGGCCGAACGGTGCGCAGATTGGAGCGCTGGCAAGTCAACTCAACCGGTCCACGACGGGCACGACGACGTCGGCCTTCGTCCAGCACCGCATGATGTTTGGCAGCCGGCTGATCGCCCTGCCCGGCCTGCGGATGACCCAGTCCTCAGTGTCCGGTGAGCGATACATCGAGCCTCGACTGACGGCGACCTGGCTGGCAACCGATCGGTTGAGAGTCAAAGGCGCCTGGGGCCAGTACCACCAGTTCGTCAATCGCCTGGTCCGCGAGGATGTGTTCCAAGGCAACCGCGAGTTTTGGGCCTTGTCAGACAACACCACGGTCCCGGTCGCCGCGTCCACGAACGCATCATTCGGCGCGGCCTATCAGACGACTCGCCTATTACTCGATGGCGAAGTCTTCTCGCGTGACATCAAGAATCTCTCGCAGTTGGCGCCGCGGTTAACTGGATCGACAGACTCCGTCGATCTCAGCAGCTTCTTCTATACCGGCAGTGGCCGTTCGAAGGGTGTCGAGCTCCTGGCGCAGATGAAGAGAGGTCGCCATAGCGGGTGGGCCAGTTACACCTGGAGCCGGGTCACCTACGACTTTCCAGAACTGTCCGAGCCGTTCCCAGCCGATCAAGACCGCACTCACGAGCTCAAATTGGTCGACATCTTCAACCTGGGGCGATGGACCGCGTCAGCGACGTGGGTGCTCTCAAGCGGCACACCCTATACCGAGCCGGTCGGCGTGGAACCCGTCACATTTCAAGGGCCCGCTGGCAGCGTGACGTTTGAACGGATCGTGATCGGCGACAAGAACGCCGCCCGCCTGCCAACCTACCACCGGCTCGATCTGGCCCTGAATCACGCCTGGGATCTCCCATCCAACCGCAGTGCCACGATTGGTGTCACGGCCTTCAATGCCTACGACCGTGCCAACGTCTGGTACCGCGAGTACACCAGCATTCAAGGGGAAATCGTTGAAAACAATATCGGGTTGATGCCACGGACATTCAATGCATTCTTGTCGATCAAATTCTAGCCGTCCGCGGTCACGCCTGGTCCTTGCCGCGACGGCTTTCATTCTTGCCGCGGCATGCAGTGAGCCGCAGTTCAGCCTGCCCACCTCGTCGAGCGAAACCGACTCCACATCGACGACCACGACGGCGACTACCTCGACGGACCCACAGACATTCAGCGGCACTCTGGCCGTGCGGGGACAGCGCTTCTATTCATTCACCGTGCCGTCAACACGAACGGTGAGAATCACCCTGGAACAACTCCAAGACGGAGCTGGGACGGCGTCCACGGCCACGTTGGTACTGGGATTGGGTGTGCCGAGCGGAACTGGCTGTGCGATGTTGCGCGAAGTCGCGGCCGGGGCGTCTGATGCGCCCCATATTGACGAGTCGCTGACGACCGGGGTCTATTGCGCGCAGCTGACCGATCCTGGGAGCCTGACCGCCGCCGTTATTTTCTCACTCCGGATCGAGTTCCCGTAGATCGCGGTTTCACCACTTGCTACTTTCGGGAACTCGCAACGAGTAGCCAAGTCCTCGCACTGTGACAACCAGGAAGCCGTGCTGGCCAAGCTTGCGTCGCAGGTTGCTGATATGCATGTCGAGAGCCCGATTCTCGCGACGGAGCTCGCGGTCGAACACTTCCGAGACTAGACGCTCGCGTTCGACGATCGAACCGGCCGCCTCTACGAGGCGGGCCATGATCTCGTA
This window harbors:
- a CDS encoding helix-turn-helix domain-containing protein gives rise to the protein MDDVPLELTTMEYEIMARLVEAAGSIVERERLVSEVFDRELRRENRALDMHISNLRRKLGQHGFLVVTVRGLGYSLRVPESSKW
- a CDS encoding PQQ-binding-like beta-propeller repeat protein; this translates as MASTTKLACGLAVLLFSISPVASGQAPAPSRPPSPANGDWRHYTSDIRGSKYSPLDQINAGNFGKLEIAWRFKTDMLGPRPEYKLEGTPLAINGVLYTTGGTRRSVVAIDGATGELIWAHSIREGRRAGVSPRQLSGRGVSYWTDGKGDERIIYVTTGYRLVALNARNGAIINTFGKDGVVDLKVGAVKGRGDQINLEDGEIGLHATPAIVKDVAIVGSSFREGATVDTHNNTKGLVRAFDVRTGKLLWTFNTIPRPGEYGNDTWESESWAVNGNVGVWTQITVDEELGLVYLPVETPTADYYGGHRPGNNLFAESIVCVDLRTGQRKWHFQLVHHPLWNYDMSSAAILADIVVNGKPIKAVAVPGKQGFLFVFDRVTGQPVWPIEERAVPQSDVPGEKTSATQPFPTRPPAYARNTLELPSDLIDFTPALRAQAVEQMKRYKVAPWMYNPPIVGNLNGVLGAINMGNAIGGTNWPGVAYDPETHTIYAQANNVNITSTSLAPPPSSYSDIRYLSGIEGREFREVLGPGDCCAADSPRAAAQAAAAAAPTPAPAAAPTPPGLFGGLTVEGLTILKPPYGTISAVNLDRGEIVWQVAHGDTPDNVRNHPLLKGLTIPKTGQPGTSGIGLMVTKSLVVMGDSQMTTTPEHPRGAMLRAYDKATGSQVGMVLMPAQQSGSPMTYLAGGRQFIVVAISGGNYSGEYLAFALPR
- a CDS encoding TonB-dependent receptor; translation: MALLTPLWSSALLSASLLLIAANASAQCRIEGSVQWADGTPAAAVAISVPELKLETTTDARGQFAFDDIRPGIRITVDAFLDKRLLGRAYTLVTLRVEHVDLQLAGTPSNPTPAPQVPRELSRPATSGTAPESFSAGSGTDTVTYDANGMPVVSSDVTVVANLPMLSASTEAGKVTLQPEQVTALPSLGSSDIFRALQWLPGVSSNETSSGLFVRGGTPDQNLVDFDGFTVYSVDHLFGYFSAFNMDAIDAVDLSKGAYEARYGGRLASLTEIRGKSRPQRIQGMVGGSALSVDGVFQLPVGSKASVLVAHRRSFQSPLYDRILGLVSTDTGPAPPGRGGRFATMFNSKPVSGFDDSNGRFEWQPTTRDQFTVSTYLGHDDVDNSRELQLPTQFLEQIAARGISFSGDLKITDVREYRNTGLSVRWNRDWSNIFRTSMTVGRSDYDTLTQRSSNVGGRQGGAGELNVVDDTTVTISAPITFNASNELTVGAQRTANRVVFEFANNLAGTTGPNGAQIGALASQLNRSTTGTTTSAFVQHRMMFGSRLIALPGLRMTQSSVSGERYIEPRLTATWLATDRLRVKGAWGQYHQFVNRLVREDVFQGNREFWALSDNTTVPVAASTNASFGAAYQTTRLLLDGEVFSRDIKNLSQLAPRLTGSTDSVDLSSFFYTGSGRSKGVELLAQMKRGRHSGWASYTWSRVTYDFPELSEPFPADQDRTHELKLVDIFNLGRWTASATWVLSSGTPYTEPVGVEPVTFQGPAGSVTFERIVIGDKNAARLPTYHRLDLALNHAWDLPSNRSATIGVTAFNAYDRANVWYREYTSIQGEIVENNIGLMPRTFNAFLSIKF
- a CDS encoding CPBP family glutamic-type intramembrane protease, with the translated sequence MPYTLAIVGLILGYTWVADPLVDVPGPWVVPPVVIVIALCIAHNRKSGDWGFSSRALVPALLWSIALTVPLVAALWFIGHAMGPAPVRREPLLDFLYVMVWGGAQQFVLQTVVLRESRAVAGRGAVFLAAAVFASLHLPNPFLVIVTFTGGLAWCWIYTRHPNVLPLALSHAIATVVILLSFDPAVTGGLRTGWHYFQ
- a CDS encoding GGDEF domain-containing protein yields the protein MRLITRNDASLVVGLIAGTVVIFQRPLRSVWEAAQEVQDRYHVDLLPALVIFAVVFILHDARKRQRARAEAALVAAESAQTRLRSAELERLLAFGQALANALDLATLQQAWWRHLPAFTGERAFWVLARRSERWEVLVADTAAAPGRPPEALEAMAERALAADTLRDASHDGLAADGVLCFPMVAGGVVVAVLGIHDGASLSGGQRKLLGVAAELIAIALRNVQLLIETREHGLRDGLTSCFNRDHGIEMLDRELRLAHRSLKPLSILLFDIDRFKAINDELGHLRGDDLLRAIGAQLTRVGRTTDVKCRYGGDEFLIILPDTPLAGASRVAESVRRAMVPLAMAAGERTIPVTVSIGVAAAGPDELGSTGLIERADAALYQAKREGRNRSSTGGTAAIPA
- a CDS encoding response regulator produces the protein MLPIAVLLGITVIAVIVAGVAVWQARAARAALRASESGAVAATRRETDAVVPVPAAPRAGGAEGGAPARSRRILVVEDEPGVREFISRSLTRAGRDAVAVAGPLAALAALNRQPIALMLVDIVMPEMNGYDLADEARKIAPGIQVVFMSAFARDAIRHPDAGRFLTKPFTSQALIAMVDEALAP